A window of Leptospira brenneri contains these coding sequences:
- a CDS encoding glycosyl hydrolase family 18 protein produces the protein MSESENTPKRPLSNAAKYSLLFASWVFLSAISFYLGMNLIQSDATALVLKDTAKAGNANPSVVEASTPSLGTPSEMETKQGSESEPLTVEESAELPNFLPDENVTFRSSAWSTDWTAMKKTVHLYNEIHPFIYTMKGGLSNNGELISSWSSSSRKERVQELRALNPKVKIIPTIFRWENPKEKIQENIGMGGRNDVRDHHIQVIVNEIMTYGYDGIDIDYEGMSCDKKEKFEEFFVLLAREVHKKGKLISVAVHPKTPAEKSKKKELNCKGLTKAITLDFRENWRGPTTHDYAFLAKHADRVKIMAYELHPRKYHNPGPGPQAPNVWLKDIITYAKKRVPTHKLYMAIPTYGYDWALNCKASAKAIYHSDAQRIKSGTHKNRQPTDINRILNEENKVASWRNLSKFSDIHKNRAYEDPSLWYTSGGCDRVAFYMNRKAFEEKMTLLRKYDLGGFSFWQLVTDNDPEINVYLSKLVQGQLPPVEKAKEEEEPKEETTVPSADSSKEGLKVSESKSKTKTKKF, from the coding sequence ATGTCCGAATCTGAAAACACACCCAAACGTCCACTCTCGAATGCTGCAAAATACAGCCTATTATTTGCCTCTTGGGTCTTTTTATCTGCCATCTCCTTTTATTTAGGAATGAATTTAATCCAAAGTGATGCTACTGCACTGGTTCTGAAAGATACTGCCAAAGCGGGAAACGCCAATCCAAGTGTGGTAGAAGCATCAACACCTTCTCTTGGTACTCCTTCGGAGATGGAAACAAAACAAGGTTCGGAATCAGAACCTCTGACGGTAGAAGAATCTGCTGAATTGCCAAACTTTCTTCCGGATGAAAACGTAACCTTTCGTTCTTCCGCTTGGTCCACAGATTGGACGGCAATGAAAAAGACGGTTCATTTATACAACGAGATCCATCCTTTTATTTATACGATGAAGGGTGGCCTTTCCAATAATGGAGAACTGATTTCCAGTTGGTCAAGTTCTTCTAGAAAAGAACGAGTTCAAGAACTTCGGGCTCTCAACCCAAAAGTCAAAATCATTCCAACCATCTTTCGTTGGGAAAATCCGAAAGAAAAAATCCAAGAGAATATTGGTATGGGTGGCAGAAATGACGTTCGCGACCACCATATCCAAGTGATCGTAAACGAAATTATGACTTATGGTTATGATGGGATTGATATCGATTATGAAGGTATGTCCTGTGACAAAAAAGAAAAGTTCGAAGAATTCTTTGTCCTTCTTGCTCGTGAAGTTCATAAAAAAGGGAAACTCATTTCCGTTGCCGTTCATCCCAAAACTCCTGCCGAGAAAAGTAAAAAGAAAGAACTGAATTGTAAGGGTCTCACGAAAGCCATCACTCTTGATTTTCGCGAAAATTGGAGAGGGCCGACCACTCATGATTACGCTTTTCTTGCGAAACATGCAGACCGCGTAAAAATTATGGCTTATGAACTCCACCCAAGAAAATACCATAACCCGGGTCCAGGTCCCCAAGCTCCGAATGTTTGGTTAAAAGACATCATCACTTATGCCAAAAAAAGAGTTCCCACTCATAAACTTTATATGGCAATCCCGACTTATGGTTATGATTGGGCACTTAACTGTAAGGCTTCTGCTAAAGCCATCTATCATTCTGATGCACAAAGAATCAAATCAGGAACTCATAAAAATCGTCAACCCACTGACATTAATCGTATCTTAAACGAAGAAAACAAAGTGGCAAGTTGGAGGAACTTATCTAAGTTTTCTGACATTCATAAAAACAGGGCTTACGAAGATCCTTCTCTTTGGTACACCAGTGGTGGTTGTGACCGTGTTGCGTTTTATATGAACCGCAAAGCCTTTGAAGAAAAAATGACTCTATTACGTAAGTATGATTTGGGTGGATTTTCTTTTTGGCAACTCGTTACAGACAATGATCCTGAAATCAATGTCTACTTAAGTAAACTTGTGCAAGGCCAACTCCCTCCGGTAGAAAAAGCGAAAGAGGAAGAAGAACCAAAAGAAGAAACTACCGTTCCTTCAGCAGATTCCTCAAAAGAGGGTTTGAAAGTCTCCGAATCTAAATCCAAAACAAAAACTAAAAAGTTTTAA
- a CDS encoding glycerophosphodiester phosphodiesterase: protein MFQPRIERLKTILGKTPTNIGHRGARGLAPENTLVSFLVGSESTRFFELDTMLCASGELVVIHDFTVDRTTDGKGKVKDYKYRALAELDAGSFFDEAFEGEQIPTLSQVIQTLPENTVFDIELKSEGNAEERKSLAQTLVKLIRKLKLQDRIWVSSFDWELVDLIRKEEPEVLRGLLVEKGDSLNKDYMDYEPDLILPHLSACTKDFVQSCLEKSLLVIPYTTNTEEEWTKLIGVGVAGLITDFPDQLASFLESKK from the coding sequence ATGTTCCAACCCAGAATCGAAAGATTAAAAACCATCTTGGGAAAAACACCGACCAATATTGGCCACAGGGGTGCACGCGGACTAGCTCCCGAAAATACCCTTGTCTCCTTTCTTGTGGGATCGGAATCCACGAGGTTTTTCGAATTGGATACAATGCTCTGTGCCTCAGGTGAACTTGTGGTCATCCATGATTTCACTGTGGATAGAACCACTGATGGAAAAGGAAAAGTGAAAGACTATAAATACCGAGCCCTTGCGGAACTGGATGCTGGTAGTTTTTTTGACGAAGCCTTTGAAGGAGAACAGATTCCCACCCTTTCCCAAGTCATCCAAACCCTACCAGAAAATACAGTTTTTGACATCGAATTAAAAAGTGAAGGAAACGCAGAAGAAAGAAAGTCCTTGGCCCAAACTCTTGTCAAACTCATTCGAAAATTAAAACTTCAGGATCGAATTTGGGTCAGTAGTTTTGACTGGGAGCTTGTGGATTTAATTCGAAAGGAAGAACCTGAAGTGTTACGAGGACTCCTGGTTGAAAAAGGAGATTCGCTAAACAAGGATTATATGGACTATGAACCAGACCTAATCCTTCCCCATCTTTCTGCTTGTACAAAAGATTTTGTTCAGTCGTGTCTGGAAAAATCCTTACTTGTCATCCCTTATACAACCAATACTGAAGAGGAATGGACAAAACTCATTGGTGTGGGAGTGGCCGGCCTTATCACTGATTTTCCCGATCAGTTGGCATCTTTTTTAGAATCTAAAAAATAA
- a CDS encoding L-threonylcarbamoyladenylate synthase, producing the protein MKALISSDVRLLANLIQEGKVVVFPTETVYGIGASTKLEASCLRVYEIKGRPKDNPLIAHFHSIESVAGACALGEIGRKLLEKFSPGPLTLILPKKDKFLFPKDLDTLAVRIPRNPVIREWIELSGGPISAPSANLSGRPSLTKLTDVVRYFGETVDAIFQAEEPSFGIESTVVSLFGDRPTLLRPGSIESEELLTVIPDLLIPDSFSKKNTSIVPLSPGTKYKHYAPTAKVTLLSSEEFSFSLKTTIQLETNAWIGFSFEEIDSGGLKIATKEKSFGEYSRICSVSSNEDYASKLYAFFEVCDQMGMKDIFCEVPRPGKGEEGLRNRLEKAKES; encoded by the coding sequence ATGAAAGCCTTAATCTCTTCGGATGTTCGTTTGCTTGCGAACCTCATCCAAGAGGGAAAGGTAGTTGTTTTTCCAACGGAAACCGTTTATGGAATTGGAGCTTCTACAAAGTTGGAGGCTTCTTGTTTACGGGTTTATGAAATCAAAGGCAGACCGAAAGACAATCCTCTCATTGCGCATTTCCATTCGATTGAATCTGTAGCTGGGGCTTGTGCATTAGGTGAGATAGGTCGTAAATTACTTGAAAAATTTTCTCCGGGACCTCTCACTCTGATTTTACCAAAAAAAGATAAATTTCTTTTTCCAAAAGATTTGGATACCCTTGCTGTTCGGATTCCTAGAAATCCTGTGATTCGTGAGTGGATTGAATTGTCCGGTGGACCCATTTCTGCCCCTTCTGCCAATCTCTCCGGTAGACCTTCATTAACAAAGTTAACAGATGTTGTGCGATACTTTGGAGAAACTGTAGATGCTATTTTTCAAGCAGAAGAGCCAAGTTTTGGAATTGAATCCACTGTGGTGAGTCTTTTCGGAGATAGACCAACGCTTTTAAGGCCAGGATCGATTGAATCGGAAGAACTTTTGACAGTCATACCAGATCTTTTGATTCCAGATTCTTTTAGTAAAAAAAATACATCGATAGTGCCTTTGAGTCCAGGAACCAAATACAAACACTATGCACCAACGGCCAAGGTTACACTTCTTTCTTCTGAGGAATTTAGTTTTAGTTTAAAGACGACGATTCAATTGGAGACGAATGCTTGGATTGGTTTTTCCTTTGAAGAAATCGATTCTGGTGGTTTAAAAATAGCGACAAAGGAAAAGTCTTTTGGGGAATATTCAAGAATTTGTTCTGTTTCGAGCAATGAAGATTACGCTTCGAAACTCTATGCATTTTTTGAGGTTTGCGACCAGATGGGAATGAAGGACATCTTTTGCGAAGTTCCAAGACCCGGGAAAGGAGAGGAGGGACTTCGCAACCGATTGGAAAAAGCTAAAGAATCTTAA
- a CDS encoding acyl-CoA dehydrogenase, which translates to MSRDPENLILKYGILGSSYPQGVKGEEIGFYRSWKPYLIQAGFYHFLLGLESYLEFQKKLSLLSEEKVGVSLALACMVEVNVAGGILAQAKEGNTSHTKKSEESSDSLWDAFREENPVQIFAVGVSEPGWETKLRKLSSKVQDGKLSGTKSFITNGGEADTIFWVTKADEGNPVYLVRRKVQEPTDLKLNSNEADPRTQIQEEFFHTDFTPQVSHLKLSLCEYPISSQDLVLRNYGNLGLTLRLKELLSLVSLLIGKTKKISLEVESVAKEREKLIAWREVFLSNLKGNPSGDFLLSGFPYPIEGLLATLTEYWNLSSPKELKTIDPDFQLFVWEDQFTQYLIQKKKRKL; encoded by the coding sequence GTGAGTCGAGATCCAGAAAACTTAATTTTAAAATATGGGATTTTGGGTTCTTCCTATCCCCAAGGAGTCAAGGGAGAAGAGATAGGTTTCTATCGGAGTTGGAAACCCTATCTGATCCAAGCAGGATTTTATCATTTTCTTTTGGGTTTAGAGTCTTACTTAGAATTTCAGAAAAAACTTTCTCTGCTCTCAGAGGAGAAAGTGGGAGTGTCCTTAGCGCTTGCTTGTATGGTGGAAGTCAATGTTGCGGGAGGGATTCTCGCTCAAGCAAAAGAGGGAAATACAAGCCATACTAAAAAGAGTGAAGAGTCCTCCGATTCGCTTTGGGATGCTTTTCGAGAAGAAAATCCAGTTCAGATTTTTGCTGTAGGAGTGAGTGAACCGGGGTGGGAAACCAAACTTCGTAAGTTAAGTTCGAAAGTTCAAGATGGAAAACTATCGGGAACCAAATCCTTTATTACGAATGGTGGAGAAGCTGATACCATCTTTTGGGTGACGAAAGCAGACGAAGGAAATCCTGTTTATTTAGTTCGTCGGAAAGTCCAAGAGCCGACGGATCTAAAACTGAACTCTAACGAGGCGGATCCTAGAACTCAAATCCAGGAAGAATTTTTTCACACCGATTTCACACCACAAGTAAGCCATCTCAAACTATCGTTATGCGAATATCCGATTTCGTCTCAAGATTTGGTTTTAAGAAATTACGGGAATCTTGGCCTTACATTAAGATTGAAAGAACTTCTTTCTTTGGTCTCTCTACTCATTGGAAAAACAAAAAAGATTTCTTTAGAGGTGGAAAGCGTCGCAAAGGAAAGAGAAAAATTAATTGCATGGAGGGAGGTTTTTCTTTCTAATTTAAAAGGAAATCCTAGTGGGGATTTTTTACTTTCCGGTTTTCCTTATCCCATAGAAGGACTTCTTGCCACGCTCACCGAGTATTGGAATTTGTCTTCTCCCAAAGAACTGAAAACAATCGATCCTGATTTCCAACTTTTCGTTTGGGAAGATCAATTCACCCAATACTTAATTCAAAAGAAAAAAAGAAAACTTTAA
- a CDS encoding S49 family peptidase — MFRILFLVIFLPFRLLYQIYLRLSLLFQSGREVYELEFPPVFEDSYKSYFVKKLQGKEETVTRLELLILLKLIQKNDKIKTLDISLPPLEWTLSEFYEFRNQLLAIKESGKKIRIFAKEGGVGTLLLLTTGSEIYLAPESEFMVLLPSAEPMFFGKFLKAWGIEVQAFASGPYKSFAESFTRGEFSKEAKKNLETLILDLRKVLLTALTNGNKSLESLFYKPMLSADELLSAGVIHGIKTETEFFSEDRKIYSGTYPSRHYRMKEFCLFPKRKAEVVVLPLEGGISGGDFLHKNRENGKIEAFSLIPNLKALSEDKKIKAVILEISSPGGSAFYSEQIHQEIMELKKTKLVTAYFKDTVASGGYYIGSATDHITASPVCITGSIGAVSIRANLQKLYKKFQLNKEAVGFYPFRDIHSEFQPLSKQSVQYLESQIKKIEGLFYRRVSEGRKIPLEELPKIGMGRVYLPTVENRIVDSLGGLLDAVHEVKERLGGRPITLTEELPAYNLKNKIPLLGGLLAELKTLESLSEVSLLSPIRLDWKNRRSITH; from the coding sequence GTGTTTCGAATTCTTTTTTTGGTAATTTTCCTTCCATTCCGGCTTCTGTACCAGATTTATCTACGTCTAAGCCTTCTTTTTCAATCGGGCCGCGAGGTCTACGAACTAGAATTTCCTCCTGTTTTTGAAGATTCTTATAAGTCTTATTTTGTCAAAAAATTACAAGGAAAAGAAGAAACCGTAACTCGTTTGGAACTTCTCATCCTTCTCAAACTCATCCAAAAAAACGATAAAATTAAAACTTTAGACATCTCTTTACCACCTCTCGAATGGACCCTCTCTGAATTTTATGAATTCAGAAACCAACTCCTCGCGATCAAAGAATCAGGAAAAAAAATAAGAATCTTTGCAAAGGAAGGTGGAGTGGGTACTCTTCTTTTACTCACCACCGGATCAGAAATTTATTTAGCACCTGAATCTGAATTTATGGTTCTACTTCCCAGCGCCGAACCAATGTTCTTTGGTAAGTTTCTAAAAGCATGGGGAATTGAAGTACAAGCCTTTGCCTCTGGGCCGTACAAATCTTTTGCAGAAAGTTTTACAAGAGGAGAATTTTCTAAAGAAGCAAAAAAGAATTTAGAAACTTTGATTTTAGATTTGAGAAAAGTGTTATTAACAGCTCTTACCAATGGAAACAAATCCTTAGAGTCACTATTTTACAAACCCATGTTATCTGCCGATGAACTTTTATCAGCTGGTGTCATTCATGGAATCAAAACAGAAACAGAATTCTTTTCGGAGGACAGAAAGATTTATTCGGGAACTTATCCATCTCGCCATTACAGAATGAAAGAATTTTGCCTCTTCCCCAAAAGAAAAGCAGAAGTGGTTGTCCTTCCTTTGGAGGGAGGGATCTCTGGCGGAGACTTCCTACATAAAAATAGAGAAAATGGAAAAATTGAGGCCTTCTCCCTCATCCCCAACCTAAAAGCTTTGTCGGAAGACAAAAAAATAAAAGCAGTGATTCTAGAAATTTCCTCCCCTGGTGGTTCTGCCTTTTATTCCGAACAAATCCATCAGGAAATTATGGAGTTAAAGAAAACAAAACTTGTGACAGCTTATTTTAAGGATACAGTGGCAAGTGGAGGTTATTATATCGGATCCGCAACGGATCATATCACTGCCTCTCCTGTTTGTATCACAGGCTCCATTGGAGCGGTTAGTATACGTGCCAACTTACAAAAGTTATACAAAAAATTTCAATTGAATAAAGAAGCGGTGGGTTTTTATCCTTTCCGAGATATCCACTCCGAATTCCAACCCCTCTCCAAACAAAGTGTTCAGTATTTAGAATCACAAATCAAAAAAATTGAAGGTCTATTTTATAGACGAGTCTCCGAAGGCAGGAAAATACCTCTCGAAGAACTCCCCAAAATTGGAATGGGGAGAGTGTATTTACCAACGGTAGAAAATCGGATCGTAGATAGTCTTGGTGGGCTTTTAGATGCAGTTCATGAAGTCAAAGAAAGATTAGGGGGAAGGCCCATCACTCTCACAGAAGAGCTACCGGCTTATAACTTAAAAAATAAAATTCCACTCTTGGGTGGACTACTTGCTGAATTAAAAACATTAGAATCCTTAAGTGAAGTTTCTTTACTTTCTCCCATTCGTTTGGATTGGAAAAATAGAAGATCCATCACTCACTAA
- a CDS encoding queuosine precursor transporter → MHLLKQKPVILYTVLLSFFLTFLLLAELTGSKLFFAFGFTMTMGVIPFPVTFIITDLLNEYYGRKVVRATTFLGMVMLGFAYLLIAIDIQIPASPESPIDDASFERVFANSGLVILGSIIAYVIGQMIDLHVFHFLRKKTGGKHIWLRATGSTIISQLIDSYVVIFIALGKYHPVPKLVAIANTNFLYKLGVAILITPVLYAIHIYVDRYLGETLKTQMFKAAMEEEGMESTIQPG, encoded by the coding sequence ATGCATCTTCTCAAACAAAAACCGGTCATCCTTTATACAGTTCTTCTCAGTTTTTTTCTCACTTTTCTCCTTTTGGCGGAACTCACCGGTAGTAAATTATTTTTTGCCTTCGGGTTTACCATGACTATGGGGGTTATCCCTTTTCCAGTAACCTTTATCATTACCGATCTTTTGAACGAATATTACGGTCGTAAAGTGGTCAGAGCCACCACCTTTTTAGGAATGGTTATGCTTGGTTTTGCCTACTTACTCATTGCGATTGATATCCAAATTCCGGCAAGCCCTGAGTCGCCCATCGATGATGCTTCTTTTGAGCGGGTGTTTGCAAACTCAGGACTAGTGATCCTAGGCTCCATCATAGCTTATGTGATTGGGCAAATGATCGATCTCCATGTTTTTCATTTCCTTCGTAAAAAAACGGGTGGGAAACATATTTGGCTGAGAGCTACAGGGTCAACCATCATCTCCCAACTCATCGATTCTTATGTTGTGATTTTTATCGCTCTCGGAAAATACCATCCGGTTCCCAAACTCGTTGCCATTGCCAATACCAACTTTCTTTATAAATTGGGAGTGGCCATCCTCATCACACCAGTTCTCTATGCCATCCATATCTACGTGGATCGTTACCTAGGAGAAACTTTGAAAACACAGATGTTCAAAGCTGCGATGGAAGAAGAAGGGATGGAATCTACCATCCAACCAGGATAA
- the uvrA gene encoding excinuclease ABC subunit UvrA: MKEENKLSDVDSFIRIRGAREHNLKNVNLDIPRDKLVVITGLSGSGKSSLAFDTIYAEGQRRYVESLSSYARQFLGQMEKPEVDQIEGLSPAISIEQKTTHRNPRSTVGTVTEIYDYLRLLYARVGKPHCPKCGTPISSLSVDQITDRINLFPEGTKLQIMAPVIQGKKGEHKEVLERYKKEGFNRVRVNGEVYSLEDEIPLKKNFKADIDIVVDRIVMKPGIQSRLSDSVETALKTADGIVVVEDGEKDHLFSQKLSCPKCDDVSIPELTPRLFSFNSPFGACSNCDGLGALLEFDESLLVTDREASLAEGCIEAWGGSKSNSYWYMATIQALSKKLKFNLNTAWKDLSEKVRNTILHGDSSIHIDYDFRGANSHYEFSKNYEGVIPNLKRRYKETKSDSMRQWFESFMTNHDCDECNGKRLRPEALAVKVQGVGIDAYTGFSIEKALEFTKVSDYKGAEDTISKPILKEILQRLHFLNDVGVGYLNLSRAAGTLSGGEMQRIRLATQIGSRLMGVLYILDEPSIGLHQRDNTKLVQTLKGLRNLGNTVLVVEHDKETMEEADFIVDMGPGAGVHGGEIVSFGTPEQIKKDKHSVTGKFLSGEKRISMPKTRREGNGKFLKITGATHNNLKNVEVSIPLGTLTVVTGVSGSGKSTLINEILYKELASSVMGMKLVPGKHKKIIGKDQIDKVINIDQSAIGRTPRSNPATYTGLFTFVRDLFSGLEEAKVRGYGPGRFSFNVAGGRCEKCEGDGILKIEMHFLPDIYVECEVCKGKRYNRETLEVKYKGKHISDVLDMTVEEAVVFFENIPNLKRKLDTLMDVGLGYIKLGQAATTFSGGEAQRIKLSTELSKRPTGKTLYILDEPTTGLHFEDIEKLLSVLQVLVDKGNSMVIIEHNLDVIKAADYIIDIGPEGGDGGGEVIATGTPEEVVTVKRSFTGQYLKKVLEEEKALDLKFSKKKSK, translated from the coding sequence ATGAAAGAGGAAAACAAGCTATCCGATGTGGATTCCTTTATTCGTATTCGTGGCGCTCGTGAACATAACCTTAAAAACGTAAACCTTGACATCCCTCGGGACAAACTTGTGGTCATCACCGGACTTTCGGGTTCGGGGAAATCCTCTTTGGCTTTTGACACCATCTATGCAGAAGGCCAAAGGCGGTATGTGGAATCTCTTTCCAGTTACGCCCGCCAATTCCTTGGGCAAATGGAAAAACCAGAAGTAGACCAAATTGAAGGTCTAAGTCCCGCCATTTCCATTGAACAAAAAACAACCCATAGAAACCCTCGTTCGACGGTCGGAACAGTCACCGAAATTTATGATTATTTACGACTGTTATATGCTCGCGTTGGGAAACCCCATTGTCCGAAATGTGGCACTCCGATTTCTAGTCTTTCTGTTGATCAAATCACTGACCGAATCAATTTATTTCCAGAAGGAACCAAACTGCAAATCATGGCCCCGGTCATCCAAGGAAAAAAAGGGGAACATAAAGAAGTTCTGGAGCGTTATAAAAAAGAAGGTTTCAATCGAGTGCGAGTGAATGGAGAAGTCTACTCTCTAGAAGATGAAATTCCTTTAAAGAAAAACTTCAAAGCAGACATCGATATCGTTGTGGATCGGATTGTGATGAAACCAGGAATCCAATCGCGGTTGTCCGATTCTGTGGAAACAGCTTTAAAAACGGCGGATGGAATTGTGGTGGTGGAAGATGGAGAAAAGGATCATCTATTTTCACAAAAATTATCTTGTCCTAAGTGCGATGATGTGAGTATCCCTGAACTCACTCCTAGGCTCTTTTCTTTTAATTCGCCATTTGGTGCTTGTTCCAATTGTGATGGACTTGGCGCATTATTAGAGTTTGATGAGTCTCTTCTTGTCACTGATAGAGAAGCCTCTTTGGCAGAAGGTTGTATCGAGGCTTGGGGAGGATCAAAATCCAATTCCTATTGGTATATGGCCACCATACAAGCGTTATCTAAAAAATTAAAATTCAATTTAAATACTGCCTGGAAGGATCTTTCCGAAAAAGTACGAAATACAATCTTACATGGAGATTCCTCCATTCATATAGATTATGATTTCCGCGGTGCCAATTCTCATTACGAGTTTTCCAAAAACTATGAAGGTGTGATTCCCAATCTAAAACGCCGTTACAAAGAAACAAAATCAGATTCCATGCGTCAGTGGTTTGAATCTTTTATGACCAATCATGATTGTGATGAATGTAATGGAAAACGTCTCCGTCCAGAGGCACTTGCTGTCAAAGTCCAAGGGGTGGGAATTGATGCTTATACAGGATTTTCTATTGAAAAAGCTTTAGAGTTCACAAAGGTCTCCGATTACAAAGGAGCAGAAGATACCATCTCCAAACCTATTTTAAAGGAGATCTTACAACGCCTTCATTTTCTAAACGATGTGGGTGTCGGGTATTTGAATTTAAGCCGCGCTGCCGGAACGCTTTCTGGTGGAGAGATGCAAAGGATAAGGCTCGCGACTCAAATTGGATCTCGCCTAATGGGTGTTTTGTATATTTTGGATGAACCTTCCATCGGACTTCACCAAAGGGACAATACGAAATTAGTGCAAACCTTAAAAGGCCTTCGTAATTTAGGAAATACTGTCCTTGTGGTGGAACATGATAAGGAAACCATGGAAGAGGCTGATTTCATTGTGGATATGGGCCCTGGGGCCGGAGTTCATGGTGGGGAAATTGTTTCTTTTGGAACTCCTGAACAAATCAAAAAAGACAAACATTCTGTGACAGGAAAATTCCTCTCGGGAGAAAAACGAATCTCGATGCCAAAAACCAGGCGCGAGGGAAATGGAAAATTTTTAAAGATTACCGGAGCTACTCATAACAACTTAAAGAATGTAGAAGTCTCCATCCCTCTTGGAACCTTAACAGTTGTTACGGGAGTTTCTGGATCTGGAAAATCAACTCTCATCAATGAGATTCTATATAAAGAACTCGCTAGTTCTGTGATGGGAATGAAACTCGTTCCCGGAAAACATAAAAAGATCATTGGAAAAGACCAAATCGATAAGGTCATTAATATTGACCAGTCTGCCATTGGTAGGACTCCACGCTCCAATCCTGCCACTTACACTGGTCTATTTACTTTTGTGAGAGATTTATTCAGCGGACTTGAGGAAGCGAAAGTTAGAGGTTATGGCCCGGGAAGGTTTAGTTTTAATGTTGCGGGCGGGCGCTGCGAAAAATGTGAAGGTGATGGAATCCTAAAAATCGAAATGCATTTTCTTCCTGACATTTATGTGGAATGTGAGGTTTGTAAGGGGAAAAGATACAACCGTGAAACTTTGGAAGTGAAATACAAAGGAAAACATATATCTGATGTTTTAGATATGACTGTTGAAGAAGCCGTTGTCTTTTTCGAAAACATACCAAATCTCAAACGAAAACTAGATACCCTTATGGATGTAGGTCTTGGTTATATCAAACTTGGACAAGCAGCCACTACCTTTTCCGGTGGGGAAGCACAAAGGATCAAACTTTCTACAGAACTTTCTAAAAGACCTACTGGTAAAACTCTCTACATTTTGGATGAACCGACAACGGGACTTCATTTTGAAGACATTGAAAAGTTACTTTCTGTTTTACAGGTCCTTGTGGACAAAGGAAACTCTATGGTCATCATCGAACACAATTTAGATGTGATCAAAGCAGCAGACTATATTATTGATATTGGGCCTGAGGGTGGAGACGGAGGCGGTGAGGTCATTGCTACGGGAACTCCAGAAGAAGTAGTCACTGTGAAACGTTCGTTTACTGGCCAGTACTTGAAAAAAGTTTTGGAAGAAGAAAAGGCACTCGATTTGAAATTTTCCAAAAAGAAATCAAAGTAA
- a CDS encoding cation diffusion facilitator family transporter yields the protein MTNPRPKRSRLVFFLSLSGLLSIAIFFIEWIGSRESGSLALFADAGHIFTDVFAHIISLFALLIASKKPTNKYPFGFHRFEVLAALFNGILLIGIAIFILYESYLRFSGSTHVEPDSMFAYAVIGFAINLVSAGLLVRVSKTSLNLKSAYLHVLSDLLGTLAVVIGALLIRFTGFREVDHFLSIILGIFILKTSYGIVKESIEILIEADTSEFDKEHLLEHIRAFQGIESVPKVTVRKLTSGVFSVELQILVKKDGDRDKIVLEIHKVLKEEFGVPFVSVEILSAELKTELEIISVRETEREFGHHGHSHGHAHDHHH from the coding sequence ATGACTAATCCAAGACCTAAACGTTCCCGACTGGTATTTTTTCTAAGCCTTTCGGGTTTACTATCGATTGCTATTTTTTTTATCGAATGGATCGGCTCTCGTGAGAGTGGAAGCCTTGCCCTTTTTGCCGATGCAGGTCATATTTTTACGGATGTTTTTGCTCATATCATTTCTTTATTTGCCCTACTCATAGCTTCCAAAAAACCAACTAACAAATACCCTTTTGGGTTCCATCGATTTGAAGTTCTTGCAGCCTTATTCAATGGAATTCTACTCATTGGAATTGCTATTTTCATTCTTTATGAAAGTTATCTTCGTTTTTCTGGATCTACCCATGTGGAACCAGATTCAATGTTTGCGTATGCTGTGATAGGTTTTGCGATCAATTTAGTGTCGGCAGGGCTACTAGTTCGAGTCAGTAAAACAAGCCTCAATTTAAAATCTGCCTATTTACACGTGTTAAGCGACTTACTTGGAACTTTAGCAGTTGTCATTGGAGCTCTCCTCATTCGTTTTACTGGATTTCGAGAAGTGGACCATTTCCTCAGCATCATCCTCGGAATTTTTATTCTTAAAACTTCCTATGGGATTGTAAAGGAATCGATAGAGATTCTGATTGAGGCCGACACTAGCGAATTTGATAAAGAACATCTTTTAGAACACATTCGTGCTTTCCAAGGAATTGAATCGGTTCCCAAAGTCACTGTTCGAAAACTTACGTCTGGAGTCTTTTCAGTAGAATTGCAGATTTTAGTGAAAAAAGACGGAGACAGAGACAAAATCGTTTTGGAAATTCACAAAGTCTTAAAAGAAGAATTTGGAGTTCCTTTTGTTTCTGTGGAAATCCTTTCGGCAGAATTGAAAACTGAACTAGAAATTATCTCTGTACGAGAAACGGAACGCGAATTTGGTCACCACGGGCATAGTCACGGACACGCCCACGACCATCACCATTAA